The proteins below come from a single Tissierella sp. MB52-C2 genomic window:
- the flgL gene encoding flagellar hook-associated protein FlgL, whose amino-acid sequence MRITNNMLINNMTYNLNGTLQRLERLQYEATAGKRFRVPSDDPIAASKSLKFNTDISKVEQYIRNAKDAQSWMKETESALKEIKAVLHRANELTVQAANGTNTDDLDKVRDEIAELKGHLIQIANSTYAGRSLFTGYKTDKKLLNEDGTYAVDLKKDVNGKEEIFEYNVGVAETVKINILGNKVFGKADGYDLNTGGTLGDPGYTEEITNGDTPYLIAVFDQLERSLESKDPDKLQEAIGNIKGSMDQVLSVTAEIGAKMNRLELTQGKLENQKVSLKELLSFNEDVSLPEAYMKLAIEENVYRASLSVGGRIIQPSLMDFLR is encoded by the coding sequence ATGAGGATAACGAACAATATGTTGATTAACAACATGACATATAATTTAAACGGTACATTACAAAGATTAGAAAGGCTCCAATATGAGGCAACAGCAGGGAAAAGGTTTAGAGTTCCATCTGATGATCCAATTGCTGCTAGTAAATCATTAAAATTTAATACAGATATATCCAAAGTAGAACAATATATTAGAAATGCTAAGGATGCTCAGTCTTGGATGAAGGAAACAGAATCTGCTCTAAAGGAAATCAAGGCAGTGCTTCATAGGGCAAATGAACTAACGGTGCAGGCAGCTAACGGAACAAATACAGATGATTTAGATAAAGTAAGAGATGAGATAGCAGAATTAAAGGGTCATTTAATACAGATAGCAAACTCCACTTATGCAGGAAGATCTTTATTTACAGGATACAAAACAGATAAGAAGTTGTTAAATGAAGATGGCACATATGCAGTAGATTTAAAGAAAGACGTCAATGGAAAAGAAGAAATATTTGAATATAATGTAGGAGTAGCAGAAACAGTAAAGATAAATATTTTGGGGAATAAGGTTTTTGGTAAGGCTGATGGATATGATCTAAATACAGGTGGGACTTTAGGTGATCCAGGATATACAGAAGAGATAACTAATGGTGACACTCCATATCTAATAGCAGTCTTTGACCAACTAGAAAGATCCTTAGAAAGCAAAGATCCTGATAAGCTTCAAGAAGCCATAGGAAATATTAAAGGATCTATGGACCAAGTATTATCAGTTACAGCAGAAATAGGGGCAAAGATGAATAGGCTAGAGCTTACACAAGGTAAACTAGAGAATCAAAAAGTAAGTCTAAAGGAATTATTATCCTTTAACGAAGATGTGAGTTTACCAGAAGCCTATATGAAACTAGCCATAGAAGAAAATGTATATAGAGCAAGTTTATCAGTAGGTGGAAGAATAATTCAACCGAGCTTAATGGACTTTTTAAGATAA
- the flgK gene encoding flagellar hook-associated protein FlgK, which translates to MFYGFNSAVKGLLASQRALYTVNHNIDNANTKGYSRQRVEQRATNPFLMPGIGFLGTGTEITKVERVRDSFVDFKYWNEMGPTGEWEIKKNSLTEIEKLMGEPSNNSFRKYMDDFYSSLDEMSKNASDVAFRNPVKENAMAFTKHLNETAKRLQNMVKDTETSIEMNVKKVNSLSSQIAGLNRQIYSAEIDGRTANDLRDRREVLVDELSKLVNINVNESSDGKYTVSLGGISIVDHVYTNQIKFDEKADIGERFTWENGGKVNLRSGELKGLMDMYEGDGKNNIYRGIPYYMDKLDEFAKGFAEKFNEQHREGYGYESTVNGIDFFVGTTAATITVNEKILEDVKLIAAAKNPGGAAEDNTNLLALIDQREDRKFFGDGLSQGTPDDFIKSILSSLAVDSLQGKRAYGTQELIRNNIETKRNSISGVSLEEEMADMVRYQHTYVAAAKMISTMDAIIDLTVNRLGLVGR; encoded by the coding sequence ATGTTTTATGGATTCAATTCTGCGGTAAAAGGACTTCTTGCATCACAAAGAGCTTTATATACTGTAAACCATAATATAGACAATGCGAATACAAAGGGGTATTCAAGACAACGAGTAGAACAAAGGGCTACAAACCCATTTCTAATGCCAGGAATAGGATTTCTAGGTACTGGTACAGAAATCACTAAAGTAGAAAGAGTAAGAGACTCTTTTGTAGACTTTAAGTATTGGAATGAAATGGGTCCAACGGGTGAATGGGAAATAAAGAAAAATTCCCTGACAGAAATAGAAAAACTAATGGGAGAGCCTTCTAATAATAGTTTTAGAAAATATATGGATGATTTCTATAGCAGCTTAGACGAAATGAGTAAAAATGCATCAGACGTTGCTTTTAGAAACCCAGTAAAGGAAAACGCCATGGCCTTTACAAAACATTTAAATGAAACAGCTAAAAGACTGCAAAATATGGTGAAAGACACCGAAACTTCCATAGAAATGAATGTAAAAAAAGTAAATAGTTTGAGTAGTCAAATAGCAGGACTAAATAGACAAATATATTCAGCAGAAATAGATGGTAGAACAGCCAATGACTTACGGGATAGGCGAGAAGTATTGGTAGATGAATTGTCTAAACTAGTAAATATAAATGTAAATGAATCTTCAGATGGAAAGTATACTGTATCCTTAGGTGGAATATCCATAGTAGACCACGTATATACCAACCAAATCAAATTTGATGAAAAAGCAGATATCGGTGAGAGATTTACTTGGGAAAATGGTGGAAAAGTAAACCTACGTTCAGGTGAACTAAAAGGGCTAATGGATATGTATGAAGGTGATGGAAAAAACAACATTTATAGAGGAATACCTTATTATATGGATAAATTAGATGAGTTTGCAAAGGGATTTGCAGAAAAATTCAATGAGCAACATAGGGAAGGATATGGCTATGAATCAACAGTTAATGGAATAGACTTCTTTGTAGGTACAACAGCAGCAACTATAACTGTAAATGAAAAAATTCTAGAAGATGTAAAGTTAATAGCAGCGGCAAAGAATCCTGGTGGGGCAGCTGAAGACAATACTAATCTATTGGCATTAATAGACCAAAGGGAAGATAGAAAGTTCTTTGGAGATGGCTTATCTCAAGGAACTCCAGACGATTTTATTAAATCAATATTATCATCCTTAGCAGTAGATAGTCTTCAAGGAAAAAGAGCATATGGAACACAAGAATTAATACGTAACAATATAGAAACAAAACGTAACTCTATATCAGGTGTGTCCTTAGAAGAAGAAATGGCAGATATGGTAAGATATCAACATACCTATGTGGCAGCAGCAAAAATGATAAGCACAATGGATGCGATAATAGATCTTACAGTAAATAGATTGGGATTAGTTGGGCGATAA
- the flgK gene encoding flagellar hook-associated protein FlgK, whose protein sequence is MSFGGLYISISGLQATKTSLNTISHNISNANNPYYVRQSALHKDNYYKTDGRFQTGTGVSVSQIKQVRDEFLDKKLRRELASFGYHYGKSGTLEDIEGVFNEISNSGLQKIMDGFWDNWNELYKDSESLTMRGLVHESAVAFTETVNHISTQLNNIQQNLNKEILNKVDEINGILNQVAKLNDKIKAVEGQGSNINANDFRDERNGLLDRLAQLIPVNIHENRFGESIISLKGRDLVSGSYVNGIDIKNNPENGLAEIYWKNTNEKMELNSGELAGLIDVRDKSIVNYKERVDTLVKSIAEAINELHKKGHDLQGKGGEDFFKDIDSAGTIKVNPDLSDYNKIAVSTQNDATGNGDIAKQIYELRETLKIYDMNPDEYYKDIVLSLGIEREESRNIVNSQGFLIVSIDEKRQSISAVSLDEEMSDMIKFQHAYTANSRVINTIDEMIDTIVNRLGIVGR, encoded by the coding sequence ATGTCATTTGGAGGATTATATATATCAATATCAGGACTACAAGCAACAAAGACGTCCTTGAATACAATTTCACATAATATATCTAATGCAAATAATCCATATTATGTAAGACAATCTGCTCTACATAAGGATAATTACTATAAAACAGATGGAAGATTTCAAACTGGTACAGGGGTTAGTGTTTCACAGATAAAACAAGTAAGAGATGAGTTTTTAGATAAAAAATTGAGACGAGAACTAGCAAGCTTTGGTTATCACTATGGAAAATCTGGAACTTTGGAAGACATAGAAGGAGTATTTAATGAGATAAGCAATAGCGGCCTGCAAAAAATAATGGATGGATTTTGGGATAACTGGAATGAACTTTATAAAGATTCAGAAAGTCTAACCATGAGGGGGTTAGTTCATGAATCTGCAGTAGCCTTTACGGAAACAGTAAATCATATATCTACTCAACTTAACAATATACAGCAAAACTTAAATAAAGAAATATTAAATAAAGTAGATGAAATAAATGGGATTTTGAATCAAGTAGCTAAGCTAAACGACAAGATTAAGGCAGTAGAGGGACAAGGTAGCAACATAAATGCCAATGATTTTAGAGACGAAAGAAATGGTCTATTAGATAGACTTGCACAGCTAATACCAGTTAATATCCATGAAAATAGATTTGGAGAATCAATTATATCTCTAAAGGGAAGAGATTTAGTAAGTGGCAGCTATGTAAACGGCATAGATATAAAAAACAATCCAGAAAATGGTCTAGCAGAAATCTACTGGAAAAACACTAACGAAAAAATGGAACTAAATTCAGGAGAACTGGCAGGACTTATAGATGTTAGGGACAAGTCTATAGTCAATTATAAAGAAAGAGTAGATACTTTAGTAAAAAGCATAGCAGAAGCAATAAATGAACTTCATAAGAAAGGTCATGACTTACAGGGGAAGGGTGGGGAAGATTTCTTTAAAGATATAGATAGTGCTGGTACTATTAAAGTAAATCCAGACCTTTCAGATTATAATAAAATAGCAGTATCTACACAAAACGATGCAACAGGAAATGGAGATATAGCAAAACAAATTTATGAATTAAGAGAGACTTTGAAAATCTATGATATGAATCCAGATGAATATTATAAGGACATAGTTTTGAGTCTAGGAATAGAAAGAGAAGAATCAAGAAACATAGTAAATAGCCAAGGATTTTTAATTGTCTCCATAGATGAAAAAAGGCAAAGTATTTCTGCAGTATCCTTAGATGAAGAGATGTCAGATATGATAAAATTCCAACACGCATATACAGCAAATTCGAGGGTAATAAATACTATTGATGAAATGATAGATACAATAGTAAATAGATTAGGAATAGTGGGAAGATAG
- a CDS encoding flagellar protein FlgN yields MTFKEELEEILNKELRILIELRDLSFKKTDIIISNNVQELEEITRLEEVLVNQMALLEEERERFLDTWGVAINTPISFVIEKFPEDNKILTNIKEEMTNIMEELSLRNKVNNDLIMENLDWVDFNMNLITSSPMSPNYGNKDVKENGNSIFDRKV; encoded by the coding sequence ATGACGTTTAAAGAAGAATTAGAAGAAATTCTTAATAAAGAATTAAGGATTTTAATAGAACTAAGGGATTTATCCTTCAAGAAAACAGATATAATTATATCTAATAATGTACAGGAACTAGAAGAAATTACTAGACTGGAAGAAGTCTTGGTAAATCAAATGGCTCTTTTAGAAGAAGAAAGAGAAAGATTTCTAGATACCTGGGGAGTGGCAATAAACACTCCTATTTCTTTTGTCATAGAAAAATTCCCAGAAGATAATAAAATATTGACCAATATTAAGGAAGAAATGACAAATATAATGGAAGAACTTTCCTTGAGAAACAAAGTAAACAATGATTTAATAATGGAAAACCTTGATTGGGTTGATTTCAATATGAACCTAATTACTAGCAGCCCTATGAGTCCTAATTATGGTAACAAAGATGTAAAAGAAAATGGTAATAGTATTTTTGATAGGAAGGTGTAA
- the flgM gene encoding flagellar biosynthesis anti-sigma factor FlgM: protein MEKKDKKAKETPYLTDNNIEREEGCFFMRINKINNVFKVYNENAGVKKVKDNNTKDKDQVKLSEQAIEFQHALKKVKELEEIRIDKVEDIKKQVQTGTYKIDGMKIAEKMIEDITFDKKI from the coding sequence ATGGAAAAAAAAGATAAAAAAGCTAAAGAAACACCTTATCTTACCGATAATAATATTGAAAGGGAAGAGGGGTGTTTTTTTATGAGAATAAATAAGATTAACAATGTCTTTAAAGTGTATAATGAAAACGCTGGTGTTAAAAAAGTTAAAGACAATAACACAAAAGATAAAGACCAAGTTAAACTATCGGAACAGGCCATTGAGTTTCAACACGCTTTAAAGAAAGTAAAAGAATTAGAAGAAATACGAATAGACAAGGTAGAAGATATTAAAAAACAAGTACAAACAGGAACTTATAAAATAGATGGAATGAAAATAGCTGAAAAGATGATTGAAGATATTACTTTTGATAAAAAAATATAA
- a CDS encoding TIGR03826 family flagellar region protein, producing the protein MNVKNCSRCGKIYNYDGFRVCPTCRRDDEEDFQKVREYLYDSPGANIQEVSEKTEVDSKKIIDFLRGGRLEIGEGSNLILECESCGTSIRTGRFCDKCASGIQRELGAVVDAARSKLDLSKRDEKFRLADKYGKKR; encoded by the coding sequence ATGAATGTAAAGAACTGTAGTAGATGTGGAAAGATTTATAATTATGATGGATTTAGAGTATGTCCAACTTGTAGAAGAGATGATGAAGAAGATTTTCAAAAGGTAAGAGAATATCTATATGATAGTCCAGGGGCAAATATTCAAGAAGTTAGTGAAAAGACAGAAGTAGATTCAAAAAAGATTATAGACTTTCTAAGAGGAGGAAGACTAGAAATAGGAGAAGGAAGTAATCTTATATTAGAATGTGAAAGCTGTGGCACAAGTATTAGGACAGGAAGATTTTGTGATAAATGTGCTTCAGGAATACAAAGAGAACTTGGTGCAGTAGTAGATGCAGCAAGGTCTAAATTAGACTTAAGTAAAAGAGATGAAAAGTTTAGATTAGCAGATAAATATGGAAAAAAAAGATAA
- a CDS encoding ComF family protein: MLLFRKNNICLFCKENNSNITGYICKDCYGRLEIFHKELELNSPYIKRICYSMGYNRFIREIIGDYKFNGKNYLYRPLGDIIIETITKNNIHKNIDLIMYIPLHNRKEAIRGYNQAELLGSFIGKKLNIPLSKKNLIKTKWTKEQSHLTKINRVTNLKDSFNIKSPKEIKGKKILLVDDIITTGATMEECARLLINNGAREVRAIALTSSKKDLC, from the coding sequence ATGTTGCTATTCAGAAAAAATAATATTTGTCTTTTTTGTAAAGAGAATAATAGTAATATAACTGGGTATATATGCAAAGATTGTTATGGAAGGTTGGAAATATTCCATAAAGAACTAGAATTAAATTCCCCCTATATTAAAAGAATCTGCTATTCCATGGGATATAATAGATTTATTAGGGAAATCATAGGGGATTATAAATTTAACGGAAAAAACTATCTATATAGGCCTCTTGGTGATATTATAATAGAAACCATAACAAAGAATAACATACATAAGAATATAGATTTAATAATGTATATACCACTTCATAATAGAAAAGAAGCCATAAGAGGATATAACCAAGCTGAACTATTAGGAAGCTTTATAGGAAAAAAGCTAAATATCCCCCTATCTAAGAAGAATTTAATAAAAACAAAATGGACAAAGGAACAATCTCATTTAACCAAGATAAATAGAGTTACAAATCTTAAAGATTCATTTAACATAAAAAGTCCCAAGGAAATAAAAGGAAAGAAAATACTCTTAGTGGACGATATTATAACTACAGGAGCAACTATGGAAGAATGTGCTAGACTACTTATAAATAATGGTGCTAGGGAAGTCAGAGCCATTGCTCTAACCTCAAGTAAAAAAGACCTCTGTTGA
- a CDS encoding ATP-dependent RecD-like DNA helicase, with protein MLLEGIIEEVRFRNESNGYTVAKLNTSDGPVTIVGNTPFINLEETVKVEGEWIYHPTYGEQLAFTSLEIVVPSTLKGIENYLSSGLIPHIGPKTAKRIVEKFGLDSLEVIQYNPEKLREISGIGDKKLETIVEAYEEQREVRDIMVFLQQYGITVNYGIKIYKKYGKDTINIIMENPYRLSEDIYGIGFKTADKIAEKMGINKESLHRVEAGLKYIIMKWAGNGHSYVPKEELISDTKELLETEENLIEEGIRNLGLKGSIHIVKDNKDTLVYYTPFHIAENNVSKKLVQLSQVKLDELKIDVEKEIKRIEEEETILFAEKQILAIKESLENGLVVITGGPGTGKTTTINAIIKICEDLELSVILAAPTGRAAKRMTETTGKEAKTIHRLLEYSFMEEESMAFGKDEDNAIEGDLIIIDESSMIDILLMNSLLKALNPGTRVVLVGDIDQLPSVGAGNVLKDIIESGAIKVVRLDEIFRQSEESMIIVNAHKINKGEDPILNKKEKDFYFLRGDNTKSILDTVVELCNERLPQFYGVDKVRDIQVLTPMKKGDVGINSLNKHLQSALNPKSDNKEEKEIGGELFRVGDKVMQIKNNYTTEWKTVKNGIEINKGEGVFNGDFGFIIDIDEEDRTMKVLFDEEKEVEYEFNQLDELKLAYATTVHKSQGSEFPVVIMPITWGPPMLLTRNLLYTAITRARKLVVLVGEERYLSMMINNNRITKRYSALDKKIRSYMSIFMEE; from the coding sequence AGTAGTACCATCTACACTAAAGGGAATAGAAAACTATCTTTCCTCTGGGCTTATACCTCATATTGGACCAAAGACAGCCAAGAGAATAGTAGAAAAATTTGGACTAGATTCCTTGGAAGTCATCCAATATAATCCTGAAAAGCTAAGGGAAATCAGCGGAATTGGAGATAAAAAGCTAGAAACAATAGTTGAAGCCTATGAAGAACAAAGAGAAGTAAGAGATATAATGGTGTTTTTACAGCAATATGGAATTACAGTAAACTATGGAATAAAGATATATAAAAAATATGGTAAAGACACAATAAATATAATAATGGAAAATCCCTATAGATTATCAGAAGACATCTATGGTATAGGTTTTAAAACAGCAGATAAAATTGCAGAAAAAATGGGGATAAATAAGGAATCCCTTCATAGAGTAGAAGCTGGATTAAAATATATCATAATGAAATGGGCTGGAAATGGACATTCCTATGTACCTAAAGAAGAATTAATATCAGATACTAAAGAATTATTAGAGACAGAAGAAAATTTAATTGAAGAAGGCATAAGAAACCTAGGACTTAAGGGAAGTATTCATATAGTTAAAGACAATAAGGATACTTTGGTTTATTATACTCCTTTTCATATAGCAGAAAATAATGTAAGTAAAAAACTAGTACAATTATCTCAGGTAAAATTGGATGAATTAAAGATAGATGTGGAAAAAGAAATAAAGAGAATAGAGGAAGAAGAAACTATTCTATTTGCTGAAAAACAAATATTAGCCATAAAGGAATCCTTAGAAAACGGTCTAGTAGTAATTACTGGTGGTCCAGGTACAGGGAAGACTACTACTATAAATGCCATAATTAAAATATGTGAAGACTTGGAACTTTCAGTTATATTGGCAGCTCCCACAGGCAGAGCAGCAAAGAGAATGACAGAAACCACAGGAAAAGAAGCAAAAACAATACATAGATTACTAGAATACTCATTTATGGAAGAAGAAAGTATGGCATTTGGAAAAGACGAAGACAATGCCATAGAAGGGGATTTAATAATTATAGACGAATCTTCAATGATAGACATATTACTTATGAATTCTTTACTTAAAGCATTAAATCCAGGAACTAGAGTAGTTCTAGTGGGAGATATAGATCAATTACCATCTGTAGGTGCAGGAAATGTATTAAAAGATATAATAGAGTCAGGAGCAATTAAGGTAGTAAGGTTAGATGAAATCTTTAGACAGTCAGAAGAAAGCATGATAATAGTCAATGCTCATAAAATAAATAAGGGAGAAGACCCAATCTTAAATAAAAAAGAAAAGGATTTTTATTTTTTAAGGGGAGACAATACGAAATCCATTTTAGATACAGTAGTAGAACTTTGTAATGAAAGACTTCCACAGTTTTATGGAGTAGATAAAGTAAGGGATATTCAAGTCCTAACTCCAATGAAAAAAGGAGATGTAGGTATTAATTCTCTAAATAAACATTTGCAATCAGCTTTAAATCCAAAAAGCGATAATAAGGAAGAAAAAGAAATAGGTGGAGAATTATTTAGAGTTGGCGATAAAGTAATGCAGATAAAAAATAATTATACTACTGAATGGAAGACAGTGAAAAATGGAATAGAAATAAATAAGGGTGAGGGAGTATTTAATGGAGATTTTGGATTTATCATAGATATAGATGAAGAAGATAGAACTATGAAGGTTCTCTTTGATGAGGAAAAAGAAGTGGAATATGAGTTCAATCAATTAGATGAATTGAAATTAGCCTATGCTACCACGGTACATAAATCCCAAGGTTCAGAATTTCCAGTAGTTATAATGCCGATTACATGGGGACCACCCATGCTTTTGACTAGAAACCTATTATATACTGCCATTACAAGGGCAAGAAAACTAGTAGTATTAGTAGGAGAAGAACGGTATTTATCTATGATGATAAATAATAATAGAATAACAAAGAGATATTCAGCCTTAGATAAGAAAATTAGAAGCTATATGTCTATTTTCATGGAGGAATAA